A window of the Chloroflexus sp. Y-396-1 genome harbors these coding sequences:
- a CDS encoding cell wall metabolism sensor histidine kinase WalK: protein MMKWLHQLRWKLFVSHLIIVLMAYVVLLAAANVLVSLGWTSFAPLTLGSAAAETGQIHTGTTNEAVELQEQFQSVVQQALLISGFAALAAAVLVSLFVSRRIVEPIQTLSNVSRRLAQGLYRERIYLQADDEIAQLAQSVNQLAEALDQTERRRLALLADVTHELRTPLATIGGYMEGLVDGIVSANPATFNLILRETRRLQRLIEDLELLSRVEAGQLPVVARAIDLRSVLEAQISQFEPLFSSNHVTLSLDVPEQLPQVWADPDRVAQVLINILANAYRYTPAGGQVTVQVSTDDHEVRVAVIDSGIGIAAEHLPHLFERFYRVDKSRARNSGGSGIGLAIARHLIYAQGGEIWAESDGIGKGARFIFTLPLAPQMATVRLEPVAAVDTVEAS, encoded by the coding sequence ATGATGAAATGGTTGCATCAGCTCCGTTGGAAATTATTCGTCTCTCATCTCATTATTGTGCTGATGGCGTATGTTGTACTGCTGGCAGCCGCAAATGTCTTGGTCAGTTTGGGTTGGACGAGTTTTGCTCCCTTGACCTTAGGATCAGCAGCGGCAGAGACTGGTCAGATACACACCGGCACGACGAACGAAGCGGTTGAGTTGCAAGAGCAATTCCAATCGGTTGTGCAACAGGCGTTGCTGATCAGTGGTTTTGCCGCTCTGGCCGCCGCAGTTCTTGTAAGCCTCTTTGTTTCACGCCGTATCGTAGAGCCGATCCAAACGCTCTCAAATGTCAGCCGACGGCTGGCCCAAGGGCTTTATCGCGAGCGTATCTATCTTCAAGCCGATGATGAAATTGCACAGTTGGCGCAGAGTGTGAATCAGTTGGCCGAGGCCCTTGATCAGACCGAGCGTCGGCGGTTAGCATTGTTGGCCGATGTAACCCATGAATTGCGTACACCGCTGGCAACTATCGGTGGCTACATGGAAGGTTTGGTTGATGGAATCGTCTCGGCGAATCCGGCTACCTTTAACCTCATTTTGCGTGAGACCCGTCGTCTTCAACGCCTGATCGAAGATTTAGAACTACTGTCGCGCGTAGAAGCTGGTCAGTTGCCGGTTGTAGCTCGTGCAATCGACTTACGTTCGGTGTTAGAAGCCCAAATCTCACAGTTTGAGCCACTCTTCAGCAGTAATCACGTCACGTTATCCCTCGATGTTCCTGAACAATTACCCCAGGTCTGGGCCGATCCAGATCGCGTAGCACAGGTGCTGATCAATATTCTCGCTAACGCTTATCGATATACACCGGCTGGAGGACAGGTCACGGTCCAGGTGAGCACTGATGATCACGAGGTGCGCGTGGCAGTGATTGATAGTGGCATTGGGATCGCAGCCGAACATTTACCTCATCTGTTTGAACGTTTCTATCGGGTTGATAAATCGCGGGCCCGAAACAGTGGGGGGAGTGGTATTGGTTTGGCGATCGCTCGCCATCTGATCTATGCCCAGGGCGGTGAAATCTGGGCCGAGAGTGATGGGATCGGAAAAGGCGCCCGATTTATCTTTACGTTACCACTTGCGCCACAAATGGCAACGGTACGACTTGAACCGGTTGCGGCAGTTGATACAGTTGAGGCATCATGA
- a CDS encoding response regulator transcription factor translates to MEAATILVVDDEQPIVDLVSSYLTNEGFVVHRAYDGPSALALARSVKPDLVILDVMLPGLDGIEVCRHLHRDTSVFVLMLTARADEVDKLIGLSVGADDYLTKPFSPRELVARVKAILRRNRIVRATEINQRPVLQFEGLLIDPERREVERNGVRIDLTPREFDLLYALASYPGRVFTREELLQRVWGPDFAGIDRVVDVHIGTLRRKLDDDQHSTPLVQTVRGVGYKFVGGTR, encoded by the coding sequence ATGGAAGCAGCTACAATTCTCGTTGTTGATGACGAGCAACCAATTGTTGATCTGGTTAGTAGCTATCTAACCAACGAGGGTTTTGTTGTTCATCGTGCGTATGATGGTCCGTCGGCATTAGCATTGGCACGTAGTGTTAAACCCGATCTGGTCATTCTTGACGTAATGCTACCTGGCCTTGATGGAATTGAGGTCTGCCGACACCTACACCGGGATACATCGGTATTTGTACTGATGCTGACTGCGCGCGCCGATGAGGTCGATAAGTTAATCGGTTTATCGGTAGGCGCCGACGATTATCTGACGAAACCGTTTAGTCCTCGTGAATTGGTTGCACGAGTGAAGGCTATTCTTCGGCGTAATCGTATTGTTCGGGCGACCGAGATCAACCAGCGTCCAGTTTTGCAGTTTGAGGGTCTGTTAATCGATCCCGAACGACGCGAAGTAGAACGGAACGGGGTGCGGATTGATTTAACCCCCCGTGAGTTTGATTTACTCTATGCACTGGCCAGCTATCCGGGACGTGTCTTTACCCGCGAAGAGCTGCTCCAGCGGGTCTGGGGTCCTGATTTTGCTGGCATTGATCGCGTGGTTGATGTTCATATCGGTACATTGCGCCGAAAATTAGATGACGATCAGCACAGTACACCACTTGTGCAGACAGTACGCGGTGTTGGGTATAAATTTGTCGGCGGCACACGATGA
- a CDS encoding response regulator transcription factor — protein MAETLRVMIADDILPFVKGLKEMLSEIPDLELIGEAFTAAEAVTMAIARRPDVVMIDVSWKDTRTSGLSARQHHEAGLAAIERIKRQAPEVAILAMTAYTELIELARQRGADLAVPKELLNDFDQLDRLLRKAVDAVRVPRMRKEFESLTNREQRILEMMAKGLTDQEIASALSWGIGVIKRDVQTIYEKLDARNRAHAVARGYDLGLLQKGCSFRADGT, from the coding sequence ATGGCTGAAACGTTACGAGTGATGATTGCTGATGACATCCTACCGTTCGTCAAAGGGCTGAAAGAGATGCTGAGCGAGATACCCGACCTAGAGCTGATCGGAGAGGCATTTACCGCGGCCGAAGCTGTGACAATGGCGATCGCCCGTCGGCCTGATGTCGTGATGATTGATGTGAGCTGGAAAGATACTCGCACCAGTGGGTTAAGTGCTCGCCAACACCATGAAGCAGGTCTGGCAGCAATTGAACGTATTAAGCGCCAAGCGCCTGAGGTGGCGATCCTGGCGATGACAGCCTATACTGAACTGATAGAATTGGCCCGTCAACGTGGTGCTGATCTTGCGGTACCAAAGGAGTTACTTAACGACTTTGACCAGCTTGATCGGCTTCTACGCAAGGCTGTTGATGCGGTCCGTGTCCCGCGTATGCGAAAGGAGTTCGAAAGCCTTACCAATCGCGAACAACGGATATTGGAAATGATGGCAAAGGGATTGACCGATCAAGAGATTGCTAGTGCCCTATCGTGGGGAATTGGAGTCATCAAGCGCGATGTCCAGACTATCTACGAAAAGCTCGATGCACGCAATCGAGCACACGCTGTGGCTCGTGGTTACGATCTCGGCTTACTGCAAAAAGGATGCAGTTTTCGAGCCGATGGTACGTAA
- a CDS encoding GAF domain-containing protein: MRELLSIISLFPNDPRFAIRKLRAWIGQERGALAWIWLLRFGGLICLTGWAMFRAGGNIELYFNGFLVIGLMYVFQIGTAIGGSWRPQLWQSQWVKLYQNLIETVLLSLAIIHFGSADGVLWTFYLIPILSAIRFLHNPYRTISIILTISISTLSGWIVYKYSELGPLIPLTINLLGLSILFITRRTSVNPGAFADQRSEVARILDHYRSGICIIDRERRVQFVNAGLQRYFGKLTPGMTCYQYLGCIDENCTACMISERAVHKTFRHTMLAPSGRKHEFEVTVHHLAEDNHILMFLDPPRTIQLELYEHLLDTIVDNDEAHFNDALRRLLQSIREQFRAETAAIFWFREGRLERALDDGPELPFTESYEPGQGVTGLTIITTPYLRFGRSVRVNNLDEKPEVLQTNVARYRQALPSGEVRHLLAVPINGRRHVIGVIRLVNRLLDHNTPRLDPHGFHSADEIDLRMIAERLARAIEYRQLSREKEQQLAETQRFYRIYAASTTKRNVFETITEEAMAAFPEASKCEIRRLNRSNRTLEYICARHRRGFDYGSQPIALAGVASRALREERIQVVPDTSQDADFVAGKVAIGAMMVAPLIGQLGIVGTLSLDYPTPHTFSEEEKRRFTALATHAALAAETFWRREQDEQLRDYIQRINEHISHGVEGVYKNVLTALRELIGYDSASIQLRYDNYLKIVAHDGFADPDALALISFDVNDQRFPNFYVISEGAPLTVADVWQDYPHLKAEADRYQSNDIRSILYIPMIYRQKTIGMIALNSRVVNFYRFSDTIIGTLLASAAASAIDNARLVEAQERQQENLRRLLKSSTDIIGINDEQALIDTYVQLGIQLFSCEHCAIFITHAPAVETFDFISSSLRQELSDGYSELAKSISASNKVVRLSGEALSQYYDNCGLSDDDFYHLLSGRSRSLLAAFMSDQQQHTRGVVLLENYWDESGFPESSEELLTLFCYQLVHSLSVINLRRSIREQLGMDVHDLANLLQGTVIFRINKLIRQSSDTVDQLKEKLQSINRATKYIYQELHRVQDDLRGRMNLEQSFADALEEYIELVRERIGDQVQIHKRLPNHMSISPEVLAILFRICREALANIAKHAGFTNSPDERVEITLKIEQTTFVLCIADNGKGLPTDKSLDHPENGYGIHSIKEWAKRIGARATIRNRVGGGVIVEVQGSIA, translated from the coding sequence ATGAGAGAACTCTTGAGCATCATTAGCCTGTTTCCCAATGATCCACGCTTTGCTATTCGTAAGCTGCGAGCCTGGATTGGACAGGAACGCGGAGCATTGGCCTGGATATGGTTATTGCGCTTTGGTGGTCTGATCTGTCTGACAGGGTGGGCAATGTTTCGGGCTGGAGGAAATATTGAACTCTATTTCAATGGCTTCCTGGTCATAGGACTCATGTACGTCTTTCAGATCGGAACAGCGATTGGTGGGAGCTGGCGACCACAACTCTGGCAAAGTCAATGGGTTAAATTGTATCAAAATCTGATTGAGACTGTATTACTTAGTCTGGCCATTATTCATTTTGGATCGGCAGATGGGGTATTATGGACATTCTATCTGATTCCAATACTGAGTGCGATCCGCTTTTTACACAATCCATATCGAACTATTTCTATCATCTTGACAATATCTATTTCGACACTTAGTGGTTGGATCGTATACAAATATTCTGAACTGGGTCCACTTATTCCACTAACTATCAACTTACTAGGGTTGAGTATTCTTTTTATTACCCGAAGAACGAGTGTAAACCCTGGCGCTTTCGCCGATCAACGCTCAGAAGTCGCCCGGATTCTCGATCACTATCGCTCTGGAATTTGCATTATTGACCGTGAACGACGAGTCCAGTTTGTTAATGCCGGCCTACAACGGTACTTCGGGAAATTAACGCCTGGTATGACGTGTTACCAATACCTCGGCTGCATTGATGAAAACTGCACTGCCTGTATGATTTCTGAGCGTGCCGTTCATAAAACATTTCGCCACACGATGCTTGCACCGAGTGGGCGCAAGCACGAGTTCGAGGTGACGGTACACCATCTTGCCGAAGATAACCATATTCTGATGTTCCTCGACCCGCCTCGTACCATCCAACTCGAACTGTATGAACACCTCCTCGATACCATTGTTGACAACGATGAAGCTCATTTCAACGATGCACTCAGGCGACTGTTACAGTCGATCCGTGAGCAATTTCGCGCCGAAACCGCAGCTATATTCTGGTTCAGAGAGGGCAGACTAGAACGCGCACTCGATGATGGCCCTGAACTTCCCTTTACCGAGAGCTATGAACCAGGCCAGGGAGTCACCGGTCTCACGATCATCACTACCCCTTATCTACGCTTTGGCCGTTCTGTTCGTGTCAACAATCTTGACGAGAAGCCAGAAGTGCTCCAAACCAACGTTGCCAGGTATCGCCAGGCATTACCCAGCGGGGAGGTACGCCATCTGCTAGCTGTGCCTATCAACGGGCGCCGTCACGTCATTGGTGTGATTCGTCTCGTCAATCGTTTACTGGATCACAACACACCCCGCTTGGATCCGCACGGCTTTCACAGCGCAGACGAAATTGATCTGCGAATGATCGCCGAGCGCCTAGCCCGCGCTATCGAGTATCGTCAGTTGAGCCGTGAGAAAGAGCAGCAACTGGCCGAGACGCAGCGTTTCTACCGCATCTATGCCGCCAGTACCACAAAGCGCAACGTTTTTGAAACAATTACTGAAGAGGCGATGGCAGCTTTTCCCGAGGCGAGTAAATGTGAAATTCGGCGTTTAAACCGCTCAAATCGAACACTGGAATATATCTGTGCCCGTCACCGGCGGGGGTTCGACTATGGTTCCCAACCAATTGCATTAGCAGGGGTTGCTAGCCGTGCACTGCGGGAAGAACGCATCCAGGTTGTACCGGATACCAGCCAGGATGCAGACTTTGTTGCCGGAAAGGTCGCAATCGGCGCCATGATGGTCGCCCCATTAATCGGTCAATTGGGTATTGTCGGCACACTTTCGCTTGATTACCCGACACCACACACCTTCAGCGAAGAGGAAAAGCGTCGGTTTACCGCCCTCGCCACGCATGCAGCATTGGCGGCCGAAACGTTTTGGCGCCGAGAGCAGGATGAGCAGCTACGTGACTACATTCAGCGGATTAATGAACATATTAGCCATGGTGTTGAAGGTGTTTATAAGAATGTTTTGACCGCGTTACGTGAGTTGATCGGCTATGATAGTGCTTCTATCCAACTACGTTACGACAATTACCTCAAAATTGTAGCACACGATGGATTCGCTGATCCAGATGCTCTTGCATTGATCTCATTTGACGTTAACGATCAGCGTTTTCCAAATTTTTATGTTATATCGGAGGGAGCACCGTTAACTGTTGCCGATGTCTGGCAAGACTACCCCCATTTGAAGGCTGAAGCTGATCGCTATCAGAGTAATGATATTCGGAGCATTTTGTACATCCCGATGATCTATCGGCAGAAAACTATTGGGATGATTGCGCTCAACAGTCGTGTTGTCAATTTCTATCGGTTTAGTGATACCATTATTGGCACACTTCTGGCAAGTGCGGCTGCATCTGCGATTGATAATGCTCGTCTTGTTGAAGCCCAAGAGCGACAGCAAGAGAATTTGCGTCGTTTGCTTAAGAGTAGCACCGACATTATCGGGATTAACGATGAACAGGCGCTTATTGATACGTATGTTCAACTGGGTATTCAGCTCTTTTCCTGTGAACACTGTGCAATCTTTATCACCCACGCACCGGCGGTAGAGACATTTGACTTCATCAGTTCATCGTTACGTCAGGAGCTTTCTGATGGTTACAGTGAACTTGCCAAGAGTATTTCTGCTAGCAATAAAGTTGTACGGTTGAGCGGTGAAGCACTAAGCCAGTATTATGACAATTGTGGATTATCTGATGATGATTTTTATCATCTACTCAGTGGTCGTAGTCGCTCACTCTTAGCCGCTTTCATGAGCGACCAGCAGCAACATACACGTGGTGTCGTTTTGCTAGAGAATTATTGGGATGAAAGTGGGTTTCCAGAGTCGTCTGAAGAACTCCTTACGCTCTTTTGTTACCAGCTTGTACACAGCCTCAGCGTCATCAACCTGCGCCGCAGCATTCGTGAGCAGTTGGGTATGGATGTTCATGACTTAGCAAACCTCTTGCAGGGAACGGTTATCTTTCGCATAAATAAACTTATTCGTCAATCGAGCGATACTGTTGATCAACTGAAAGAAAAACTACAATCAATCAACCGAGCGACAAAATATATCTATCAAGAACTGCACCGTGTTCAGGATGACTTACGCGGGAGAATGAATCTCGAGCAATCATTCGCTGATGCGCTGGAAGAATATATTGAACTTGTGAGAGAGCGGATCGGTGATCAGGTACAAATTCATAAGCGTTTGCCAAATCATATGAGTATATCGCCGGAGGTGTTAGCAATTCTCTTTCGTATTTGTCGGGAAGCACTTGCAAACATTGCCAAACACGCGGGATTTACCAATTCGCCAGATGAACGTGTCGAGATTACCCTCAAGATCGAGCAGACAACTTTCGTGCTTTGCATTGCTGATAATGGAAAAGGGCTTCCCACTGATAAGAGTCTTGATCATCCTGAGAATGGATACGGTATTCACAGCATTAAAGAATGGGCCAAGCGAATTGGCGCCAGAGCTACGATCAGGAATCGTGTCGGTGGGGGCGTTATTGTTGAAGTACAAGGTAGCATAGCGTAG
- a CDS encoding TIGR02710 family CRISPR-associated CARF protein: MDFSEQLQRFRERVGNRRAEALILAGSRQEDTAALLIGALQPNRVAFLLTPETYDFLRKVAIKLGREPDQRWISRTAHYTDVTQVYRELRAVIEEWSDLDRDQILVDLTAGTKPMTVGLAKAAYVLGLGAIYIESDYEQNQFVPGSQRLIDPSDPYEVFGDLEAAQARRLFNAHDYVNSERIYRDLAQRVKENKGYEQLALLARAYAQWDTFDLAAAAETMAQLLAQSLITELRVQQRLLEAQRDAINHLLSTMQAMNNSHTALSTLANSDAILPLLGSLHANALRREAQRRYDTAALLHYRSLELMSQHRLATHGVLAERPDLDRLKQRQPQLENEYRAVERSLGFRERGLQPNRDGQYNPITLLNGYMLLKALRDPLVRSINLADIQNRVSVRNKSILAHGFRQITETEYRDFVSVVEQVLDQFFITTKHRREDWEEQYQFVKL, from the coding sequence ATGGATTTCAGTGAACAATTACAACGATTTCGCGAGCGGGTCGGTAATCGGAGAGCAGAGGCATTGATCCTCGCCGGGAGTCGTCAAGAGGATACGGCTGCGCTCCTGATCGGTGCGCTCCAACCGAATCGGGTTGCATTTTTACTTACTCCCGAAACGTATGATTTCTTAAGAAAGGTGGCTATAAAGCTAGGTCGGGAACCTGATCAGAGATGGATCTCGAGAACAGCTCATTATACTGATGTTACTCAGGTATACCGTGAATTACGCGCTGTGATTGAAGAGTGGAGTGATCTCGACCGTGACCAGATTCTGGTTGACCTCACTGCCGGTACCAAGCCGATGACGGTAGGACTAGCAAAGGCGGCTTACGTCCTTGGTCTCGGCGCCATCTACATCGAAAGTGATTATGAACAAAATCAGTTTGTGCCCGGCTCGCAACGGCTGATCGATCCATCCGATCCGTATGAAGTCTTCGGTGATCTGGAGGCTGCCCAGGCTAGACGCTTGTTTAACGCTCACGATTATGTAAACTCTGAGCGGATTTATCGCGATCTGGCCCAACGGGTAAAAGAAAATAAAGGTTATGAGCAACTAGCCCTGTTAGCGCGGGCTTACGCACAATGGGATACTTTCGATCTTGCGGCTGCTGCCGAGACGATGGCTCAACTCCTGGCTCAGTCATTGATCACCGAACTGCGGGTACAGCAACGTCTGCTAGAAGCCCAACGTGACGCGATCAATCATCTGCTCAGTACGATGCAGGCGATGAACAATTCTCATACGGCCTTGTCTACTCTCGCTAATTCTGATGCGATCTTACCGCTCCTTGGCTCACTTCACGCCAATGCACTGCGTCGTGAAGCACAACGACGATATGACACAGCCGCACTGTTACACTACCGTAGTCTGGAATTGATGAGCCAGCATCGCCTGGCAACGCATGGTGTATTGGCCGAACGTCCTGATCTTGATCGACTCAAACAACGGCAACCACAGCTTGAGAATGAATACCGCGCTGTTGAGCGATCATTGGGTTTTCGTGAACGAGGTCTGCAACCGAATCGTGATGGTCAATACAACCCTATCACTTTACTCAACGGTTATATGTTATTAAAAGCGCTTAGAGATCCACTTGTCCGGTCGATCAATCTAGCCGATATTCAAAACCGTGTGAGCGTGCGCAATAAGAGCATTCTGGCCCACGGCTTTCGTCAGATTACCGAAACAGAGTATCGTGATTTCGTTAGTGTGGTTGAGCAGGTACTTGATCAATTCTTCATCACTACCAAACATAGACGTGAGGATTGGGAAGAACAGTATCAATTTGTCAAGTTGTAG
- a CDS encoding PD40 domain-containing protein gives MTARRILLTIIGLLSIVILIGSLSAGVMAFLLITNRPVDQKLLVVGPGQRLAIVDRQGNAQLLADDLSAELFRYPALAPDGSRVAYISRRGNVSILQVIDLRRGTRTELYRSTTNPPLYMVWSPDGQYLSFLSNRGTGGLGMHIVPTDGSHEAELVSVSPSSLYLAWQPDSSSVLVHIGGSIFEDGRVITVQPGRKQPLYEIDDPGFFQVPAWSVDGESFFYVAQPPIEGPPTVEKVESVLTRVKVGEMQPQVLAREPMAAIIFSRSPKSDEIAYTTVGPEGFGPLKLVTLDGSVRTLSSADDNVVAFFWSPNGEQIAYLTPAGRSSNGSPQLRWQLVGRNGASSRTLNTFVPSQEFLAQINFFDAYALSFNLWSSDSRALTYGANDGVHVLDINRGIATRRSDGVLGMWLPPDS, from the coding sequence ATGACGGCCCGGCGGATCTTACTGACGATCATAGGGTTGTTGAGCATAGTGATTCTCATCGGCAGTCTGAGCGCAGGCGTCATGGCTTTCCTGCTTATTACGAATCGCCCGGTTGATCAGAAACTACTGGTCGTTGGTCCAGGACAACGGCTAGCGATTGTTGATCGCCAGGGGAACGCACAGCTTCTGGCCGATGATCTCAGTGCAGAGTTGTTTCGCTATCCGGCACTGGCTCCTGATGGCAGTCGCGTTGCCTATATCAGTCGGCGAGGCAATGTCAGTATCCTACAAGTTATTGATTTACGTAGGGGGACACGTACCGAATTGTATCGCTCAACAACCAATCCACCGCTCTATATGGTCTGGTCGCCCGACGGTCAGTATCTCTCGTTCTTGTCAAACCGTGGCACCGGTGGGTTAGGAATGCACATTGTGCCGACAGATGGCTCACACGAGGCTGAATTAGTGAGTGTTTCGCCAAGTTCGTTGTATCTAGCCTGGCAACCTGATAGCTCGTCGGTGTTGGTACATATCGGCGGCTCTATCTTCGAGGACGGGCGGGTTATCACGGTACAACCCGGTCGCAAACAACCGTTGTACGAAATTGACGATCCTGGATTCTTTCAGGTACCTGCCTGGAGTGTTGATGGCGAAAGTTTCTTTTATGTAGCGCAGCCGCCAATTGAAGGCCCACCGACGGTTGAAAAGGTTGAGAGCGTTTTGACCCGAGTCAAGGTTGGCGAAATGCAACCACAAGTGCTGGCACGTGAACCGATGGCAGCCATCATTTTCAGTCGTTCGCCGAAGAGTGATGAGATTGCGTATACCACGGTCGGACCCGAAGGTTTTGGCCCGCTGAAGCTGGTTACGCTCGATGGATCAGTTCGTACACTCTCGTCGGCTGATGATAACGTCGTTGCCTTTTTCTGGTCGCCAAACGGCGAACAGATTGCCTATCTTACCCCTGCTGGCCGTTCGAGCAATGGTTCTCCGCAACTGCGCTGGCAGTTGGTTGGTCGTAACGGCGCTTCCTCGCGAACCTTAAACACATTTGTTCCTAGCCAGGAATTTCTCGCCCAGATTAACTTTTTCGATGCGTATGCCCTCTCCTTCAATCTATGGTCAAGCGATAGTCGTGCGCTGACGTATGGAGCAAATGATGGCGTACACGTACTGGACATCAATCGGGGCATCGCTACCCGCCGTAGCGACGGGGTGTTGGGGATGTGGCTGCCACCGGATTCTTAG